In the genome of Hyphomicrobium sp. CS1GBMeth3, the window AAAGCTTCAGCGACTTGCTTTCGACGAGCCAGTCGCCGGGCACGTAGTCGATGACGAGATGGGCAAAGTCGGGCTGGCCCGTCACCGGGCATAGCGAGGTGAACTCCGGCGCCGTGAAGCGCGCGACGTAGTCCGTGTCGGCGTGCGGGTTCGCGACGCGCTCGAGCACGGCCTTGTCGGGGCTTTCGGGGAGTTGCGAGGCGCCCCCGAGGAGTGTGACGCCCGTGATTTCGCGACCCATGCCGTCCTCCGCAAATTCCGCTGACGTTATTCGGCTGACACTATTCCGCTGCCTGGCGCTTGCCGTGCAGGCTGCCGGTATAGATGCAGCCCTCGTGGCAGCTGTCGCGCGTCACGTGAATTTCGGCAAGGCCCGGCACGCGGTTCTGCAGACGGTTCCAAAGCCACATGGAGATGCGCTCGAGCGTCGGCAGCGCGAGGCCTTCGACCTCGTTCAGGAGGCGGTGATCGAGCGCGTCGTGGGCCTCAGAGATGGCCTTCGCTAGGTCGTCGAAATGGAAGACGAGACCGGTGTCGGGGTTGGGCTCGCCGTCGATGACGATGCGCGCGCGAAATGAATGGCCATGGATCCGGGAGTTCGGATGGCCGGGAGGAGCGGACGGCAGGAAGTGCGCCGCCTCGAACAGAAATTCTTTGTAGATGCGCATGGGGGCTCACATAGGGGATTTCGCCGCCCAGCGCCAGAGAGCGGGCGCACTGGCCGCCGGCGGGCCCTTCGACGCGTTAAGGAATGCCGATGTGCTTATGGGTCTGCACCGACAGGCGCCATTCGGGATGGGCCTTCACGTAAGCCACCGCCGCGGTCGTGTTGCGGGCCAGATCGGGGCCGTCCATGGGGCTCAGGAAGCGGCGCGGGAAGTCGAGGGCGAGCAGGCTTTCGGGCGCCAGGCCCGCCTGCGGGAAGACCAGCTTCAATTCGTCGCCCTGCGTCTGACGCAGCTCGGAGCCCGCCTTGGGGCTGACGCAGATCCAGTCGAGGCCGGCGGGCAGGGGGAGCGTGCCGTTGGTCTCGATGGCAACGGTAAATCCGTGGCTGTGCAACGCATCAAGCAACGCGGCGTCGACCTGGAGGGCCGGCTCGCCGCCGGTCAGCACGACGAAGCGCTCGGCGTCGCCGCCCTGCCAAGCGCCTGTCACGGCCGCGGCGAGAGCGGGGGCGTCGGTGAACTTGCCGCCGCCGGGGCCGTCCACCCCCACAAAATCAGTGTCGCAGAAGCGGCAGTCGGCCTGCTCTCGGTCGGCTTCCCGCCCGGACCACAGATTGCAGCCGGCAAAGCGGCAAAACACGGCCGCGCGGCCTGCGTTCGCGCCTTCGCCCTGGAGCGTGTAGAATACCTCTTTGACGGCGTACATGGCACGATCCCTAGGCAGCCGCAGCCGGCTGTCAAGCGGCACGCGGTCGCCGGCAAGGGGCTTGGGGGGACGGAACCGCGGGGTCGCGCAGTGGGTATCTCCTCTGACGACGCGCAACGGCGAGGACGACCATGCAATGTTCGGTATGCGGAGCTGAGGCGGAGGATCTCACCTCCGGCGACTTCGACGGGCTGGTTGTACGCTGCAAGCGGTGCGGCGAGTATGAGATCGCGGATGCCGCCGTGAACGGGTTCCTGAGGCTCGACTACGACGCGCGTGTCGCCGCTCTTGAAAAGGCGAGGGAGGTCGCTAGCCAGGGGGCACGGCCGGCGATCACGGCAGGCTCACTCTGAGCTATGCCGTCGGCGCTTCGCGGCCAGCGTCAATCCAATCTCTGGACGTTGCACGATGCGGCCGGTATCCATGAGGCTCGCGGAGGCTAGGCGCGAGAGATCTTCTGCGCATGCCTGCGAGTGATCCGCAGCAATCGGCTTCTCGTGGGGCGCGACGACCTGATGGCGACGACGAGCCGGTCCTACCGCTACTACGATCTCGTCATGGCGGCGTTCGTCACGGTGCTTGTCTGCTCGAACCTCATCGGGCCCGCGAAGATCGCCCAAGTCGACGTTCCCGGCATCGGTTCCTACGTCTTCGGCGCGGGCGTTCTGTTCTTTCCCATCTCATACATCTTCGGCGACATCCTGACCGAGGTCTACGGCTACGCGCGGGCACGCCGCGTGATCTGGACAGGCTTTGCGGCGCTGTTCTTCGCGTCCATCATGGCGAGCGTCGTCGTGGCGTTGCCGCCGGCGCCGTTCTGGGAGCATCAGGCGGCCTACGAGGTTGCGTTCGGGAACGCGTGGCGCATCGTGGCGGCGTCGATGGTCGCCTACTTCTGCGGTGAGTTTGTCAACTCGTTCGTGCTCGCCAAGATGAAGGTAGCCCAGCGCGGCAAGCATCTCTGGAAGCGCACCATCGGATCGACGATTGCAGGAGAGGCCGTCGACAGCGCGCTGTTCTATCCACTCGCCTTCTACGGCACCGGCATCATTCCGAACGAGGCGCTGCCGATCGTCATGGTGGCTCAGTTTTTCACCAAGACCATGGTCGAGGTCGTGTTCACGCCGGTGACATACAAGGTGGTCGCGTTCCTGAAGCGTGCGGAAGGCGTGGACTATTACGACCGCAACACGGACTTCAATCCGTTCAAACTCGAGCCGTAGAGCTCTCCCCATCGCGTTCGATGGGGAGAGGGCGAGGCTCAATGGCCGGCGATCTCGCGGCGGCTGATCTCGAACAGGAACCAGTGGCGGCGCTCGCTTTCGTCGATCCAGTTCTCAAGCAGGCTCGCGGTCGCCACATCGTTGTGCTCATCGGCGAGGTCGTGCACCGCGCGCAGGCGGCCGATGAGATCCTTGTTGTCGTCGCGCAGCTCGGCGATCATGTCGAGCGGATCGACGTAGTCGGCGTCGTTGTCCTTCACGCGCTGCAGCCTCGCGATCTGCCCGATGGACCGAATCGTCGTGCCGCCGATCTTGCGCACGCGCTCGGCTATGTCGTCGGTCATGGCGAAGATCTGGTCGCCCTGCTCGTCAAGCAGCAGATGGTAGTCGCGGAAGTGCGGCCCGCTTACGTGCCAATGGAAGTTCTTGGTCTTGAGATACAACGCAAAGACATCGGCGAGCAGCTCGTTGAGGGCGCCGCTCAAGTCGCGCACGGCGTTGTCGCCCAGGTCGCTGGGGGTGGTGAGGGGCGCCTTGCGGCGCTCCGCGGCTTTCTTGAGATCGATCTTCGTCTCGGCCATGGGGAAAGCTCCATCGGGTTGGAAGGGGTGCCCGTAAGGTAGGAACCGTCCCGTGCGAAATGAAGCATCCCTATTCTTTGGTTGAGGCAAATTGGCCGTTAACGGAGCAGGAAGCTTCGTTGTCGCTCACGCTGTTTGAGCAGGATGCGCATGAGCTGCTTGCCACATTTCCCAGCCCTTGGCGCGAAGCTCGCAGGCGGGGCATGTGCCGCAACCCCAGCCCCAGTCGTGGTGGTGCGTACGGTCGCCGAGATAGCAGGTGTGGGTCTCCTCACGGATGAGGTCTACGAGCGCGCGGCCGCCAAGCTCGTCGGCCAGCGCCCAGGTGCCGGCCTTGTCGATGAACATGAGCGGCGTTTCGATCGAGAACGGCTTGTCGAGGCCGAGGGAGAGGGTCTCCTGTTGCGCGCGCATGGTGGTGGCACGACAGTCGGGATAGCCTGAGTAGTCGGTTTCGCACATGCCGCCGACGAGGCTCGCGATGCCGCGGCGGTAGGCGACGGCCGCCGCATAGGTGAGGAACAGAAGGTTGCGCCCGGGGACAAAGGTCGAGGGGAGGCCCGCCTCGGTCATCTCGATTTCGGTCTCGCGCGTAAGGGCGGTCTCGCTGATGCGCGAGAGCTCGGGTAGGGCGATCACGTGATCCGGGCCGAGCTTGGCGCCCCAGTCGGGGAAGGCACGGCGCAAGGCCTCTCGCACGACGGTGCGCTGTGTCAGCTCGACCGCGTGGCGTTGGCCATAGTCGAAGCCGACGGTTTCGACGCGCCCGAAACGCGCCAGAGCCCAGGCCAGGCAGACCGTCGAATCCTGGCCACCGGAAAACAGAACGAGGGCGCTGTCCGCGGGCATGTCAGAGGCTCTTTCCGTCGAACGGTGTAATGGCGAGCGTGTCTGGATCTATCTCCTCGATACAGCGGACGTTGAGCGCAACCATCTCGGTGCCGTCGGGCATCGTGCCGCGCCCGAAGCTGCCGATGCCGCAGGTGCGGCAGAAGAGATGGTGAATGACTTTCTGGCCAAACTGGTAGTCGGCGATCCGGTCCTCGCCGGACTCGAGCTTGAAGTTCTGCGCCGGGATGAAGGCGAGAAGGCCGCCGAACC includes:
- the queF gene encoding preQ(1) synthase, which codes for MGREITGVTLLGGASQLPESPDKAVLERVANPHADTDYVARFTAPEFTSLCPVTGQPDFAHLVIDYVPGDWLVESKSLKLYLASFRNHGAFHEDCTVAIGKRIATLLEPKFLRIGGYWYPRGGIPIDVFWQTGKLPAGIWLPDQGVAPYRGRG
- a CDS encoding 6-carboxytetrahydropterin synthase; the protein is MRIYKEFLFEAAHFLPSAPPGHPNSRIHGHSFRARIVIDGEPNPDTGLVFHFDDLAKAISEAHDALDHRLLNEVEGLALPTLERISMWLWNRLQNRVPGLAEIHVTRDSCHEGCIYTGSLHGKRQAAE
- the queE gene encoding 7-carboxy-7-deazaguanine synthase, with the translated sequence MYAVKEVFYTLQGEGANAGRAAVFCRFAGCNLWSGREADREQADCRFCDTDFVGVDGPGGGKFTDAPALAAAVTGAWQGGDAERFVVLTGGEPALQVDAALLDALHSHGFTVAIETNGTLPLPAGLDWICVSPKAGSELRQTQGDELKLVFPQAGLAPESLLALDFPRRFLSPMDGPDLARNTTAAVAYVKAHPEWRLSVQTHKHIGIP
- a CDS encoding queuosine precursor transporter, giving the protein MIRSNRLLVGRDDLMATTSRSYRYYDLVMAAFVTVLVCSNLIGPAKIAQVDVPGIGSYVFGAGVLFFPISYIFGDILTEVYGYARARRVIWTGFAALFFASIMASVVVALPPAPFWEHQAAYEVAFGNAWRIVAASMVAYFCGEFVNSFVLAKMKVAQRGKHLWKRTIGSTIAGEAVDSALFYPLAFYGTGIIPNEALPIVMVAQFFTKTMVEVVFTPVTYKVVAFLKRAEGVDYYDRNTDFNPFKLEP
- a CDS encoding DNA starvation/stationary phase protection protein, encoding MAETKIDLKKAAERRKAPLTTPSDLGDNAVRDLSGALNELLADVFALYLKTKNFHWHVSGPHFRDYHLLLDEQGDQIFAMTDDIAERVRKIGGTTIRSIGQIARLQRVKDNDADYVDPLDMIAELRDDNKDLIGRLRAVHDLADEHNDVATASLLENWIDESERRHWFLFEISRREIAGH
- the queC gene encoding 7-cyano-7-deazaguanine synthase QueC, producing MPADSALVLFSGGQDSTVCLAWALARFGRVETVGFDYGQRHAVELTQRTVVREALRRAFPDWGAKLGPDHVIALPELSRISETALTRETEIEMTEAGLPSTFVPGRNLLFLTYAAAVAYRRGIASLVGGMCETDYSGYPDCRATTMRAQQETLSLGLDKPFSIETPLMFIDKAGTWALADELGGRALVDLIREETHTCYLGDRTHHHDWGWGCGTCPACELRAKGWEMWQAAHAHPAQTA
- a CDS encoding GFA family protein; the protein is MSEQQTYHGSCHCGAIRYEARSAPIAEAMSCNCSYCRRFGGLLAFIPAQNFKLESGEDRIADYQFGQKVIHHLFCRTCGIGSFGRGTMPDGTEMVALNVRCIEEIDPDTLAITPFDGKSL